One genomic region from Homalodisca vitripennis isolate AUS2020 chromosome 6, UT_GWSS_2.1, whole genome shotgun sequence encodes:
- the LOC124364313 gene encoding uncharacterized protein LOC124364313: MADFLDNNWLQQLSLAEGFTVAEAVDVIENFVDDGNLDTSDVDIFIAPPENDILTDEDSGPEDEGGTINNLNGGQLSAPAEIRVRRLCNLVESSCTELQDKKTSNLD, encoded by the exons ATGGCTGATTTTCTTGACAACAATTGGTT GCAACAACTGTCACTGGCCGAGGGATTTACTGTAGCCGAAGCTGTCGATGTAATTGAAAACTTTGTTGATGACGGGAATCTCGACACCTCAGACGTTGACATCTTTATTGCCCCCCCAGAAAATGATATCCTCACTGATGAAGACTCTGGTCCAGAAGACGAAGGTGGTACCATAAATAATTTGAACGGTGGACAACTATCAGCTCCCGCAGAAATAAGAGTAAGAAGACTTTGTAATCTTGTTGAATCAAGTTGCACGGAACTACAAGATAAAAAAACATCGAACCTGGATTGA